The Tenrec ecaudatus isolate mTenEca1 chromosome 14, mTenEca1.hap1, whole genome shotgun sequence genome contains a region encoding:
- the CEP170B gene encoding centrosomal protein of 170 kDa protein B isoform X1 → MSVTSWFLVSSGGTRHRLPRELIFVGRDECELMLQSRSVDKQHAVINYDQDRDEHCVKDLGSLNGTFVNDMRVPDQKYITLKVNDVIRFGYDSNLYVLERVQHRLPEEALKHEKYTSQLQLSVRSALPKKDEPPPDHTPYCEAANPRLEKVERRPGPEAVTYRTPLYGQPSWWGEEDAGHQPEDRNQEESDPDPACGPAQQDGELRGPLAGPRAAVEPQGYAFRREPSYFEIPTKESPPPLPPPPPPTTRSPEVPAHEVPTKEPVLGGAGVAPAVQSHASFTIEFDDCSPGKVKIKDHVTKFTRRQQRPLGKEATPAEMVSAQTKVADWLVQNDPSLLRRAGLGHDGHSTKSDLPVHTRTLRGHKHQDGTQSDSEDPLAVAAAAAANGTEAGGEQARLQRQIKRDPQELLHNQQAFVIEFFDENTPRKKRSQSFTHTPPPDPKADKRLRAPGAADGNRLCAPPTPAPGRTPGGNAGPQRAGSLKREKAEERLAGPAPAPRAPARPFGSVGRRSRLAQDFLATRASPDKAPPAPPAPLPPLGASPEVPLLPADPQLTKARRPEEEDSLSDAGTYTIETEAPDQEVEEARRMIDQVFGVFESLDPPQVTFRPVIRDEKEDVAGAGVAQHLVQLQEFGSRPAVGPQARHQAQPAPGSPGAQKWVSRWASLADSFSDPGLAEESRQTMEPEVVLPSRTRRLLPQLPSERVDSPAGPEATRKAAPGLPEPGSEQACPFIGQEELDPDSLSDASGSDGGWNPEPSKGQLPERHRGLTEVPAWTRGQHSPWTPGEPASTSFFIGDQNGEATASKKPVPAPGEAPPQRVALSSVPSPDGLYVSTSGKMVIQLCTRRSPEPAGPAPAMPKEGLAFIRQESFTKEPASGPPAPGKLPHISSHPLLQDLAAARAARTDLHTQDTHLILKETETALAALEAQLLSKSAEAQVEGGSPPRPQEDSLSGDSDVDTASMGSLLSGKNGSSPTTPQPGGSQKDKSLATRDLGGSTLSGTHARLSEKQCRPPGPTDAGRAELTRRLSVRRGRGPHASLDWPREERGSSPVHTPISDTGGSDHELLVGTRQGRPGLRRKPVALLPSPAAREEQGRVSSSSQKGPHTLTRSNSLSTPRPTRASRLRRARLGDTSDTEAADSERGIPVNPEPTSRPAGEQTKKLSRLDILALPRKRAGSFTGTSETEAAPARTGFSGRSAEFSCSNRKPSVPRRAAATIASASAAPRQPFSRARPGSARYPSSNARRRQQGSDYTSTSEEECGSPKHARAHTSTATQTPRSSSNGHSRARGGPRDTDDDEANPYGFIVQTSEIAEIARLSQTLVKDVATLAREIHDVAGDGDPLASSGPTRSPSLSNVPSTPASTISAREELVQRIPEASLNFQKVPPRTLNSRDLDQNMNESRQDSLASKTRPRNHEEVIFDNLMLNPVSQLSQAIRENTERLADKMKILFQNKGHTWEDLEARLNAENEVPILKTSNKEISSILKELRRVQKQLEVINAIVDPSGSLALLTGSRNPAAPGPLAGARLTAQSPSASSAETLLPALRPRGYPPRPNCGDPGLLDPVLLPDTEQFLM, encoded by the exons ATGAGCGTCACCTCCTGGTTCCTGGTGAGCAGCGGGGGCACACGCCACCGGCTACCTCGGGAGCTCATCTTCGTGGGGCGAGATGAGTGTGAGCTCATGCTTCAG TCTCGCAGTGTGGACAAACAGCATGCCGTCATCAACTACGACCAGGACAGAGATGAGCACTGTGTGAAGGATCTGGGCAGCCTCAATGGG ACCTTTGTCAATGACATGCGTGTCCCAGACCAGAAGTACATCACGCTGAAGGTCAATGACGTTATCCGCTTCGGCTACGAT TCTAATCTGTATGTGTTGGAGCGGGTGCAGCACCGCCTTCCTGAAGAGGCCCTCAAG CATGAGAAATACACCAGCCAGCTGCAGCTGAGTGTGAGGAGTGCCCTGCCCAAGAAGGATGAGCCCCCGCCTGACCACACTCCATACTGTGAGGCCGCAAACCCCAGGCTGGAGAAGGTGGAGCGGAGGCCAGGTCCAG AGGCAGTAACTTACCGCACGCCCCTGTACGGACAGCCATCCTGGTGGGGTGAGGAGGATGCCGGCCACCAGCCAGAGGACCGGAACCAGGAGGAGTCAGACCCAG ATCCTGCCTGTGGCCCTGCACAGCAGGATGGAGAGCTCCGGGGCCCTCTGGCTGGGCCCCGTGCTGCTGTGGAGCCACAGGGCTATGCATTCCGCCGAGAGCCCAGTTACTTCGAGATCCCCACAAAGGAGTCCCCTCCTCCgctgccaccaccaccgccgcccaCCACCCGGTCCCCTGAGGTGCCTGCCCACGAGGTTCCCACCAAGGAGCCCGTATTGGGCGGGGCCGGGGTGGCGCCTGCTGTGCAAAGCCACGCCTCCTTCACCATCGAGTTTGATGACTGCAGCCCAGGCaaggtgaagatcaaggaccacGTGACCAAGTTCACGAGGCGCCAGCAGCGCCCCCTGGGCAAAGAAGCCACACCTGCTGAGATGGTGTCTGCCCAGACCAAGGTGGCCGACTGGCTGGTGCAGAACGACCCAAGTCTGCTGCGCCGGGCTGGGCTGGGGCACGATGGCCACAGCACCAAGAGTGACCTGCCTGTCCACACTCGTACACTCAGGG GCCACAAGCACCAGGATGGCACGCAGAGCGACTCCGAGGACCCGCTGGCGGTGGCGGCGGCCGCGGCTGCGAACGGGACGGAGGCAGGTGGGGAGCAGGCGCGGCTGCAGCGGCAGATTAAGCGGGACCCCCAGGAGCtgctgcacaaccagcaggcgtTTGTCATTGAGTTCTTCGACGAGAACACGCCGCGCAAAAAGCGCTCCCAGTCCTTCACGCACACGCCGCCCCCAGACCCCAAGGCCGACAAGCGCCTCCGCGCGCCGGGCGCCGCTGACGGAAACCGTCTGTGCGCGCCCCCGACCCCGGCCCCGGGTCGGACTCCAGGCGGGAACGCGGGGCCTCAGCGGGCCGGCTCGCTCAAGCGAGAGAAGGCCGAAGAGCGACTGGCTGGCCCTGCGCCCGCCCCCCGCGCTCCCGCGCGCCCCTTCGGCAGCGTGGGTCGCCGCTCCCGCCTGGCACAGGACTTCTTGGCCACCCGGGCTAGCCCTGACAAGGCccccccggccccgcccgcccCTCTGCCGCCCCTGGGGGCCAGCCCCGAGGTgcccctgcttcctgctgacccCCAGCTGACCAAGGCACGCAGGCCAGAGGAGGAGGACAGTCTGAGCGACGCGGGCACCTACACCATCGAGACTGAGGCACCAGACCAGGAGGTGGAGGAAGCCCGCCGGATGATTGACCAG GTCTTTGGAGTGTTCGAGTCTCTGGATCCGCCCCAGGTCACCTTCCGTCCAGTCATTAGAGATGAAAAAGAGGATGTGGCAGGTGCAGGGGTGGCCCAGCACCTGGTTCAGCTGCAGGAGTTTGGGTCCCGGCCAGCAGTAGGCCCACAGGCCAGGCACCAG GCCCAGCCAGCCCCGGGCTCCCCAGGGGCTCAGAAGTGGGTATCCCGCTGGGCCAGCCTGGCTGACAGCTTCTCAGACCCAGGCCTGGCAG AGGAAAGCCGCCAGACCATGGAGCCTGAGGTGGTCCTGCCCTCGCGTACACGCCGCCTCCTCCCACAGCTGCCCAGCGAGCGGGTGGACAGCCCCGCAGGTCCTGAGGCCACCAGAAAGGCTGCTCCTGGCCTGCCTGAACCTGGCAGTGAGCAGGCCTGCCCATTCATTGGCCAGGAAGAGCTGGACCCAGACAGTCTCAGTGATGCCAGTGGGTCGGATGGCGGCTGGAACCCTGAACCCAGCAAGGGTCAGCTGCCAGAAAGGCACAGGGGTCTTACAGAGGTGCCAGCATGGACAAGGGGCCAGCACTCCCCCTGGACTCCAGGGGAGCCGGCCTCCACCTCTTTCTTCATCGGGGACCAGAACGGGGAAGCAACAGCCTCCAAGAAGCCGGTCCCAGCACCCGGGGAGGCGCCTCCCCAGCGGGTGGCCCTGTCCAGCGTGCCATCCCCAGATGGTCTGTACGTCAGCACTAGCGGCAAGATGGTCATCCAGCTTTGCACCCGGCGCTCTCCAGAGCCCGCAGGCCCTGCCCCAGCGATGCCCAAAGAGGGACTGGCCTTCATCCGTCAGGAGAGCTTCACCAAGGAGCCAGCCAGTGGTCCCCCAGCCCCTGGCAAGCTCCCCCATATTTCCAGCCACCCACTGCTCCAGGATCTGGCTGCTGCCCGGGCCGCCCGCACAGACCTCCACACCCAGGACACCCACCTGATCCTGAAAGAGACTGAGACAGCActggcagccctggaggcccagctGTTGTCCAAATCTGCAGAGGCCCAGGTGGAAGGTGGCAGTCCCCCCAGGCCACAGGAGGACTCGCTGTCCGGGGACTCCGACGTGGACACAGCCAGCATGGGCAGCCTGCTCAGCGGCAAAAATGGCTCCAGCCCGACCACCCCACAGCCAGGTGGGTCACAGAAGGACAAGTCGCTGGCCACTCGGGACCTGGGGGGCTCCACCCTGAGTGGCACCCACGCACGGCTCTCTGAGAAGCAGTGCCGCCCACCAGGCCCAACAGATGCTGGTCGAGCAGAGCTGACCCGGCGCCTGTCCGTGAGGCGTGGACGTGGGCCCCACGCGTCCCTGGACTGGCCACGTGAGGAGCGCGGCTCCAGCCCTGTCCACACACCCATCTCAGACACTGGGGGCTCAGACCACGAGCTGCTTGTAGGCACCAGGCAGGGACGGCCAGGCCTTCGGCGGAAGCCAGTGGCCCTTCTGCCATCCCCAGCCGCCCGGGAGGAGCAGGGCCGGGTCTCTAGCAGCTCTCAGAAGGGGCCGCACACGCTGACACGCTCTAACAGTCTGTCTACCCCACGGCCCACGCGGGCCTCCCGGCTACGGCGTGCTAGGCTGGGTGACACCTCAGACACAGAGGCCGCTGACAGTGAGCGGGGCATCCCCGTCAACCCTGAGCCCACGAGCCGCCCAGCCGGTGAGCAGACCAAGAAGCTGTCCCGATTGGACATCCTGGCCCTGCCCCGGAAGCGGGCTGGCTCCTTCACAGGCACCAGTGAGACCGAGGCTGCCCCGGCCCGCACGGGCTTCTCTGGCCGGAGCGCAGAATTCTCCTGCAGTAACCGCAAGCCCAGCGTCCCTCGAAGGGCAGCAGCCACTATCGCCTCGGCCTCTGCAGCCCCTCGCCAGCCCTTCAGCAGGGCCCGCCCAGGCAGCGCCCGTTACCCTTCCTCTA ACGCACGCCGCCGGCAGCAGGGCTCTGATTACACATCCACTTCGGAGGAGGAGTGCGGCTCCCCCAAACACGCCCGCGCCCATACCTCTACAGCCACGCAGACCCCGCGGTCCAGCAGCAACGGCCACTCCAGGGCCCGAGGGGGACCGCGAGACACAGACGACGACGAGGCCAATCCCTACGGCTTTATCGTGCAGACCTCTGAGATCGCAGAGATTGCCAG GCTGAGCCAGACACTGGTGAAGGACGTGGCCACGCTAGCCCGGGAGatccatgacgtggctggtgatGGTGACCCGCTAGCTTCCTCTGGGCCCACCCGCAGCCCCTCCCTCAGCAACGTGCCCAGCACACCAGCCTCTACCATCTCTGCCCGTGAGGAG CTGGTGCAGCGCATCCCGGAGGCCAGCCTCAATTTCCAGAAGGTGCCGCCCCGCACCCTCAATTCCCGGGACTTGGACCAGAACATGAATGAAAGCCGGCAGGACTCCCTGGCCTCAAAGACCAGGCCTCGAAACCACGAGGAG GTGATATTTGACAACCTAATGCTGAACCCTGTGTCACAGCTGTCTCAAGCCATCCGCGAGAACACAGAGCGCCTTGCGGACAAGATGAA GATACTTTTCCAGAACAAGGGGCACACCTGGGAGGACTTGGAGGCCAGGCTCAATGCTGAGAATGAAGTGCCCATCCTGAAGACGTCCAATAAG GAGATCAGCTCCATCCTGAAGGAACTGAGGCGCGTGCAGAAAcagctggaag tcATCAACGCCATCGTGGACCCTAGCGGAAGCCTGGCCTTGCTGACCGGGAGCAGGAACCCCGCAGCCCCTGGACCACTGGCAGGGGCCCGGCTCACTGCTCAGAGCCCATCGGCCTCCTCAGCAGAGACACTGCTGCCCGCCCTGCGGCCAAGGGGTTACCCTCCGCGACCCAACTGTGGCGACCCCGGCCTCCTGGACCCTGTCTTGCTGCCGGACACTGAGCAATTCCTGATGTAG
- the CEP170B gene encoding centrosomal protein of 170 kDa protein B isoform X2 → MSVTSWFLVSSGGTRHRLPRELIFVGRDECELMLQSRSVDKQHAVINYDQDRDEHCVKDLGSLNGTFVNDMRVPDQKYITLKVNDVIRFGYDSNLYVLERVQHRLPEEALKHEKYTSQLQLSVRSALPKKDEPPPDHTPYCEAANPRLEKVERRPGPEAVTYRTPLYGQPSWWGEEDAGHQPEDRNQEESDPDPACGPAQQDGELRGPLAGPRAAVEPQGYAFRREPSYFEIPTKESPPPLPPPPPPTTRSPEVPAHEVPTKEPVLGGAGVAPAVQSHASFTIEFDDCSPGKVKIKDHVTKFTRRQQRPLGKEATPAEMVSAQTKVADWLVQNDPSLLRRAGLGHDGHSTKSDLPVHTRTLRGHKHQDGTQSDSEDPLAVAAAAAANGTEAGGEQARLQRQIKRDPQELLHNQQAFVIEFFDENTPRKKRSQSFTHTPPPDPKADKRLRAPGAADGNRLCAPPTPAPGRTPGGNAGPQRAGSLKREKAEERLAGPAPAPRAPARPFGSVGRRSRLAQDFLATRASPDKAPPAPPAPLPPLGASPEVPLLPADPQLTKARRPEEEDSLSDAGTYTIETEAPDQEVEEARRMIDQVFGVFESLDPPQVTFRPVIRDEKEDVAGAGVAQHLVQLQEFGSRPAVGPQARHQAQPAPGSPGAQKWVSRWASLADSFSDPGLAEESRQTMEPEVVLPSRTRRLLPQLPSERVDSPAGPEATRKAAPGLPEPGSEQACPFIGQEELDPDSLSDASGSDGGWNPEPSKGQLPERHRGLTEVPAWTRGQHSPWTPGEPASTSFFIGDQNGEATASKKPVPAPGEAPPQRVALSSVPSPDGLYVSTSGKMVIQLCTRRSPEPAGPAPAMPKEGLAFIRQESFTKEPASGPPAPGKLPHISSHPLLQDLAAARAARTDLHTQDTHLILKETETALAALEAQLLSKSAEAQVEGGSPPRPQEDSLSGDSDVDTASMGSLLSGKNGSSPTTPQPGGSQKDKSLATRDLGGSTLSGTHARLSEKQCRPPGPTDAGRAELTRRLSVRRGRGPHASLDWPREERGSSPVHTPISDTGGSDHELLVGTRQGRPGLRRKPVALLPSPAAREEQGRVSSSSQKGPHTLTRSNSLSTPRPTRASRLRRARLGDTSDTEAADSERGIPVNPEPTSRPAGEQTKKLSRLDILALPRKRAGSFTGTSETEAAPARTGFSGRSAEFSCSNRKPSVPRRAAATIASASAAPRQPFSRARPGSARYPSSTTQTPRSSSNGHSRARGGPRDTDDDEANPYGFIVQTSEIAEIARLSQTLVKDVATLAREIHDVAGDGDPLASSGPTRSPSLSNVPSTPASTISAREELVQRIPEASLNFQKVPPRTLNSRDLDQNMNESRQDSLASKTRPRNHEEVIFDNLMLNPVSQLSQAIRENTERLADKMKILFQNKGHTWEDLEARLNAENEVPILKTSNKEISSILKELRRVQKQLEVINAIVDPSGSLALLTGSRNPAAPGPLAGARLTAQSPSASSAETLLPALRPRGYPPRPNCGDPGLLDPVLLPDTEQFLM, encoded by the exons ATGAGCGTCACCTCCTGGTTCCTGGTGAGCAGCGGGGGCACACGCCACCGGCTACCTCGGGAGCTCATCTTCGTGGGGCGAGATGAGTGTGAGCTCATGCTTCAG TCTCGCAGTGTGGACAAACAGCATGCCGTCATCAACTACGACCAGGACAGAGATGAGCACTGTGTGAAGGATCTGGGCAGCCTCAATGGG ACCTTTGTCAATGACATGCGTGTCCCAGACCAGAAGTACATCACGCTGAAGGTCAATGACGTTATCCGCTTCGGCTACGAT TCTAATCTGTATGTGTTGGAGCGGGTGCAGCACCGCCTTCCTGAAGAGGCCCTCAAG CATGAGAAATACACCAGCCAGCTGCAGCTGAGTGTGAGGAGTGCCCTGCCCAAGAAGGATGAGCCCCCGCCTGACCACACTCCATACTGTGAGGCCGCAAACCCCAGGCTGGAGAAGGTGGAGCGGAGGCCAGGTCCAG AGGCAGTAACTTACCGCACGCCCCTGTACGGACAGCCATCCTGGTGGGGTGAGGAGGATGCCGGCCACCAGCCAGAGGACCGGAACCAGGAGGAGTCAGACCCAG ATCCTGCCTGTGGCCCTGCACAGCAGGATGGAGAGCTCCGGGGCCCTCTGGCTGGGCCCCGTGCTGCTGTGGAGCCACAGGGCTATGCATTCCGCCGAGAGCCCAGTTACTTCGAGATCCCCACAAAGGAGTCCCCTCCTCCgctgccaccaccaccgccgcccaCCACCCGGTCCCCTGAGGTGCCTGCCCACGAGGTTCCCACCAAGGAGCCCGTATTGGGCGGGGCCGGGGTGGCGCCTGCTGTGCAAAGCCACGCCTCCTTCACCATCGAGTTTGATGACTGCAGCCCAGGCaaggtgaagatcaaggaccacGTGACCAAGTTCACGAGGCGCCAGCAGCGCCCCCTGGGCAAAGAAGCCACACCTGCTGAGATGGTGTCTGCCCAGACCAAGGTGGCCGACTGGCTGGTGCAGAACGACCCAAGTCTGCTGCGCCGGGCTGGGCTGGGGCACGATGGCCACAGCACCAAGAGTGACCTGCCTGTCCACACTCGTACACTCAGGG GCCACAAGCACCAGGATGGCACGCAGAGCGACTCCGAGGACCCGCTGGCGGTGGCGGCGGCCGCGGCTGCGAACGGGACGGAGGCAGGTGGGGAGCAGGCGCGGCTGCAGCGGCAGATTAAGCGGGACCCCCAGGAGCtgctgcacaaccagcaggcgtTTGTCATTGAGTTCTTCGACGAGAACACGCCGCGCAAAAAGCGCTCCCAGTCCTTCACGCACACGCCGCCCCCAGACCCCAAGGCCGACAAGCGCCTCCGCGCGCCGGGCGCCGCTGACGGAAACCGTCTGTGCGCGCCCCCGACCCCGGCCCCGGGTCGGACTCCAGGCGGGAACGCGGGGCCTCAGCGGGCCGGCTCGCTCAAGCGAGAGAAGGCCGAAGAGCGACTGGCTGGCCCTGCGCCCGCCCCCCGCGCTCCCGCGCGCCCCTTCGGCAGCGTGGGTCGCCGCTCCCGCCTGGCACAGGACTTCTTGGCCACCCGGGCTAGCCCTGACAAGGCccccccggccccgcccgcccCTCTGCCGCCCCTGGGGGCCAGCCCCGAGGTgcccctgcttcctgctgacccCCAGCTGACCAAGGCACGCAGGCCAGAGGAGGAGGACAGTCTGAGCGACGCGGGCACCTACACCATCGAGACTGAGGCACCAGACCAGGAGGTGGAGGAAGCCCGCCGGATGATTGACCAG GTCTTTGGAGTGTTCGAGTCTCTGGATCCGCCCCAGGTCACCTTCCGTCCAGTCATTAGAGATGAAAAAGAGGATGTGGCAGGTGCAGGGGTGGCCCAGCACCTGGTTCAGCTGCAGGAGTTTGGGTCCCGGCCAGCAGTAGGCCCACAGGCCAGGCACCAG GCCCAGCCAGCCCCGGGCTCCCCAGGGGCTCAGAAGTGGGTATCCCGCTGGGCCAGCCTGGCTGACAGCTTCTCAGACCCAGGCCTGGCAG AGGAAAGCCGCCAGACCATGGAGCCTGAGGTGGTCCTGCCCTCGCGTACACGCCGCCTCCTCCCACAGCTGCCCAGCGAGCGGGTGGACAGCCCCGCAGGTCCTGAGGCCACCAGAAAGGCTGCTCCTGGCCTGCCTGAACCTGGCAGTGAGCAGGCCTGCCCATTCATTGGCCAGGAAGAGCTGGACCCAGACAGTCTCAGTGATGCCAGTGGGTCGGATGGCGGCTGGAACCCTGAACCCAGCAAGGGTCAGCTGCCAGAAAGGCACAGGGGTCTTACAGAGGTGCCAGCATGGACAAGGGGCCAGCACTCCCCCTGGACTCCAGGGGAGCCGGCCTCCACCTCTTTCTTCATCGGGGACCAGAACGGGGAAGCAACAGCCTCCAAGAAGCCGGTCCCAGCACCCGGGGAGGCGCCTCCCCAGCGGGTGGCCCTGTCCAGCGTGCCATCCCCAGATGGTCTGTACGTCAGCACTAGCGGCAAGATGGTCATCCAGCTTTGCACCCGGCGCTCTCCAGAGCCCGCAGGCCCTGCCCCAGCGATGCCCAAAGAGGGACTGGCCTTCATCCGTCAGGAGAGCTTCACCAAGGAGCCAGCCAGTGGTCCCCCAGCCCCTGGCAAGCTCCCCCATATTTCCAGCCACCCACTGCTCCAGGATCTGGCTGCTGCCCGGGCCGCCCGCACAGACCTCCACACCCAGGACACCCACCTGATCCTGAAAGAGACTGAGACAGCActggcagccctggaggcccagctGTTGTCCAAATCTGCAGAGGCCCAGGTGGAAGGTGGCAGTCCCCCCAGGCCACAGGAGGACTCGCTGTCCGGGGACTCCGACGTGGACACAGCCAGCATGGGCAGCCTGCTCAGCGGCAAAAATGGCTCCAGCCCGACCACCCCACAGCCAGGTGGGTCACAGAAGGACAAGTCGCTGGCCACTCGGGACCTGGGGGGCTCCACCCTGAGTGGCACCCACGCACGGCTCTCTGAGAAGCAGTGCCGCCCACCAGGCCCAACAGATGCTGGTCGAGCAGAGCTGACCCGGCGCCTGTCCGTGAGGCGTGGACGTGGGCCCCACGCGTCCCTGGACTGGCCACGTGAGGAGCGCGGCTCCAGCCCTGTCCACACACCCATCTCAGACACTGGGGGCTCAGACCACGAGCTGCTTGTAGGCACCAGGCAGGGACGGCCAGGCCTTCGGCGGAAGCCAGTGGCCCTTCTGCCATCCCCAGCCGCCCGGGAGGAGCAGGGCCGGGTCTCTAGCAGCTCTCAGAAGGGGCCGCACACGCTGACACGCTCTAACAGTCTGTCTACCCCACGGCCCACGCGGGCCTCCCGGCTACGGCGTGCTAGGCTGGGTGACACCTCAGACACAGAGGCCGCTGACAGTGAGCGGGGCATCCCCGTCAACCCTGAGCCCACGAGCCGCCCAGCCGGTGAGCAGACCAAGAAGCTGTCCCGATTGGACATCCTGGCCCTGCCCCGGAAGCGGGCTGGCTCCTTCACAGGCACCAGTGAGACCGAGGCTGCCCCGGCCCGCACGGGCTTCTCTGGCCGGAGCGCAGAATTCTCCTGCAGTAACCGCAAGCCCAGCGTCCCTCGAAGGGCAGCAGCCACTATCGCCTCGGCCTCTGCAGCCCCTCGCCAGCCCTTCAGCAGGGCCCGCCCAGGCAGCGCCCGTTACCCTTCCTCTA CCACGCAGACCCCGCGGTCCAGCAGCAACGGCCACTCCAGGGCCCGAGGGGGACCGCGAGACACAGACGACGACGAGGCCAATCCCTACGGCTTTATCGTGCAGACCTCTGAGATCGCAGAGATTGCCAG GCTGAGCCAGACACTGGTGAAGGACGTGGCCACGCTAGCCCGGGAGatccatgacgtggctggtgatGGTGACCCGCTAGCTTCCTCTGGGCCCACCCGCAGCCCCTCCCTCAGCAACGTGCCCAGCACACCAGCCTCTACCATCTCTGCCCGTGAGGAG CTGGTGCAGCGCATCCCGGAGGCCAGCCTCAATTTCCAGAAGGTGCCGCCCCGCACCCTCAATTCCCGGGACTTGGACCAGAACATGAATGAAAGCCGGCAGGACTCCCTGGCCTCAAAGACCAGGCCTCGAAACCACGAGGAG GTGATATTTGACAACCTAATGCTGAACCCTGTGTCACAGCTGTCTCAAGCCATCCGCGAGAACACAGAGCGCCTTGCGGACAAGATGAA GATACTTTTCCAGAACAAGGGGCACACCTGGGAGGACTTGGAGGCCAGGCTCAATGCTGAGAATGAAGTGCCCATCCTGAAGACGTCCAATAAG GAGATCAGCTCCATCCTGAAGGAACTGAGGCGCGTGCAGAAAcagctggaag tcATCAACGCCATCGTGGACCCTAGCGGAAGCCTGGCCTTGCTGACCGGGAGCAGGAACCCCGCAGCCCCTGGACCACTGGCAGGGGCCCGGCTCACTGCTCAGAGCCCATCGGCCTCCTCAGCAGAGACACTGCTGCCCGCCCTGCGGCCAAGGGGTTACCCTCCGCGACCCAACTGTGGCGACCCCGGCCTCCTGGACCCTGTCTTGCTGCCGGACACTGAGCAATTCCTGATGTAG